A single window of uncultured Pseudodesulfovibrio sp. DNA harbors:
- a CDS encoding zinc ribbon domain-containing protein: protein MPIYEYQCQSCQSVFEEWQSGFEDKEFPCPECGGASKRLISHSSFHLKGSGWYADGYGATKSGCKPGEAQKPSSGGDSESSTKAESAPASKCPAADTSSAGSAS, encoded by the coding sequence ATGCCTATTTACGAGTATCAATGTCAGTCTTGTCAGTCCGTTTTCGAGGAATGGCAATCAGGTTTCGAGGATAAGGAATTTCCATGTCCCGAGTGTGGGGGGGCGTCCAAGCGACTCATCTCTCACAGTTCTTTTCACTTGAAAGGGTCTGGCTGGTATGCCGATGGATATGGTGCCACGAAGTCCGGGTGTAAGCCTGGTGAGGCGCAAAAGCCCTCAAGTGGCGGCGACAGTGAGTCTTCGACCAAGGCCGAATCGGCCCCGGCTTCGAAGTGTCCTGCTGCGGACACGTCTTCTGCAGGTTCCGCATCCTGA
- the purB gene encoding adenylosuccinate lyase produces the protein MLERYSRPGMRELWTLENKFRVWLEVELAVTKGWAELGQVPQDACDEIHEKADFDLDRILEIEETTKHDVIAFLSAVEEKVGPSSRYIHLGCTSSDIVDTANGVLLLRAGKILAEGVDRILKVLDELAHKHKGLICMGRTHGIHAEPTTYGLKFTGFYAEFMRHKERFDAARENIRVGKLSGAVGTFAHLSPDLEERACAILGLKVDPHSTQIVQRDRYAQFFTALAMMAGGIERLGLELRHLQRTEVSEVEEGFSKGQKGSSAMPHKKNPISAENLCGLARLIRSNSMAAMENQALWHERDISHSSVERMIMPDTTALMDYMLHRMSGVLERLVVKEESIQRNLMGSFGLFYSQRILNKLIATGLKRQEAYEMVQKVALRCWENRIQFEDEIRVDAEVNKHLAANDLDEAFDPSYYKRYEDVVFGRVFEGK, from the coding sequence ATGCTTGAACGGTATTCCCGACCCGGGATGAGAGAGTTATGGACCCTTGAAAACAAGTTCAGGGTATGGCTCGAAGTAGAGTTGGCCGTGACCAAGGGCTGGGCCGAACTCGGTCAGGTCCCTCAGGACGCCTGCGATGAAATTCATGAAAAGGCAGACTTTGATCTGGATCGTATCCTTGAGATCGAAGAAACCACTAAGCATGACGTCATTGCCTTTTTGTCTGCCGTAGAAGAGAAAGTCGGTCCCAGTTCCCGGTATATCCATCTGGGCTGTACCTCCTCTGATATAGTGGATACGGCGAATGGCGTGCTCCTGCTCAGGGCGGGAAAGATCCTCGCGGAAGGCGTGGACCGTATCCTGAAAGTTCTTGATGAACTTGCCCACAAACACAAAGGGTTGATCTGTATGGGGCGGACCCACGGTATTCATGCAGAGCCGACCACCTACGGACTTAAATTTACCGGTTTCTATGCCGAATTCATGCGCCACAAGGAACGTTTCGATGCGGCTCGTGAAAATATTCGTGTCGGCAAACTGTCCGGCGCTGTGGGGACGTTTGCTCATCTCAGCCCGGATCTGGAAGAACGTGCTTGCGCCATTCTCGGTCTCAAGGTTGATCCGCATTCTACGCAAATTGTTCAGCGTGACAGGTATGCACAGTTCTTCACCGCATTGGCCATGATGGCAGGTGGCATTGAACGTCTTGGTCTGGAACTCAGGCACTTGCAGCGTACTGAAGTCTCCGAAGTGGAGGAAGGGTTCTCCAAGGGCCAGAAAGGTTCTTCTGCCATGCCGCATAAAAAGAATCCCATTTCCGCAGAAAATTTGTGTGGTCTGGCGCGGCTTATTCGTTCCAATTCCATGGCAGCCATGGAAAATCAGGCTCTCTGGCACGAACGTGACATCTCTCACTCCTCTGTGGAACGCATGATCATGCCCGACACCACTGCTCTTATGGATTACATGCTGCATCGTATGTCCGGTGTGTTGGAACGTCTTGTGGTTAAGGAAGAGAGTATTCAACGAAATCTTATGGGTTCGTTTGGCCTTTTCTATTCCCAGCGTATTCTTAATAAATTGATTGCTACCGGCCTGAAACGGCAGGAAGCCTATGAGATGGTTCAGAAGGTAGCCCTGCGTTGCTGGGAGAATCGTATCCAGTTTGAAGATGAAATCCGTGTGGATGCGGAAGTAAATAAGCATCTTGCGGCTAACGACCTTGACGAAGCCTTCGACCCTTCGTATTACAAACGATATGAGGATGTGGTCTTTGGCCGTGTCTTTGAGGGAAAATAG
- the pyrE gene encoding orotate phosphoribosyltransferase: MNELKSKLAKLLLKLSYKEGDFTLTSGKKSEYYFDCKQTALHAEGGYLIGRLFFEMLKDFDVHGVGGMTLGADPLISSVTVVSHLEGRPLPGFIIRKKSKGHGTNQYLEGLANFSEGDKVVLLEDVCTTGGTLATAAERVRDAGLEIVGVLAVLDREEGGRERLKEAGLELSAIFTRQELLAAGK, from the coding sequence ATGAATGAATTGAAATCCAAGCTTGCCAAGTTGCTGTTGAAACTCTCTTACAAAGAGGGCGATTTCACGCTGACTTCAGGCAAAAAAAGTGAATATTATTTTGACTGTAAGCAGACTGCTCTTCACGCCGAGGGCGGGTATCTCATCGGACGTTTGTTCTTTGAAATGCTTAAGGACTTTGATGTCCATGGTGTGGGAGGCATGACTCTCGGAGCCGATCCTCTGATTTCCAGCGTAACTGTGGTATCCCATCTGGAAGGGCGTCCTTTGCCAGGATTTATTATTCGCAAGAAGTCCAAGGGGCATGGTACCAATCAGTATCTCGAAGGGCTGGCTAACTTCAGCGAAGGCGACAAAGTGGTCTTGCTGGAAGATGTTTGTACTACAGGTGGTACGCTGGCAACAGCAGCAGAACGTGTTCGAGATGCCGGATTGGAAATTGTCGGTGTACTCGCTGTTTTGGACAGAGAAGAGGGTGGACGGGAAAGACTTAAGGAGGCAGGGCTTGAATTAAGCGCTATCTTCACCCGTCAGGAGTTGTTGGCCGCAGGTAAATAA